The Prochlorococcus sp. MIT 1300 genome has a window encoding:
- a CDS encoding alanine--glyoxylate aminotransferase family protein, translating into MKDKLTLMIPGPTPVPETVLKAMGRHPIGHRSGEFQTIVKRTNEQLRWLHQTSNDVVVITGSGTAAMEAGIINTLSYGDKVLCGSNGKFGERWVKVAKSYGLDVEVIKAEWGQPLDPDIFKQALESDTSKEIKGVIITHSETSTGVLNDLEKISKYVNSHGTALMIADCVTSLGACNVPMDLWGLDVVASGSQKGYMMPPGLSFVAMSEKAWKASDKSNLPKFYLDLKPYRKTAAQNSNPFTPAVNLYFALEAALAMMEEEGLDAIFNRHARHRAAAQASMKAIGLSLYAADGFGSPAITSVVPNNIDAEVLRKEIKNRYDILLAGGQDHLKGKIFRIGHLGFVSDRDLLTAIASIEATLQTLGLNNNMGAGLAAAQKILH; encoded by the coding sequence GTGAAGGACAAGCTCACCCTAATGATTCCTGGGCCAACACCAGTACCAGAAACAGTCCTTAAAGCAATGGGGCGTCACCCAATCGGACATCGAAGTGGGGAGTTCCAAACCATAGTGAAACGTACCAATGAACAATTGCGTTGGCTGCATCAAACATCCAATGACGTTGTTGTGATAACCGGTAGCGGCACTGCAGCAATGGAAGCAGGAATCATCAACACTCTCAGCTACGGCGATAAAGTTTTATGTGGGAGCAATGGCAAATTCGGGGAACGGTGGGTCAAAGTCGCTAAGTCTTATGGGCTAGATGTCGAAGTTATAAAAGCCGAATGGGGCCAACCTCTTGATCCTGATATTTTCAAGCAAGCACTTGAATCAGATACCTCAAAAGAAATTAAAGGTGTGATTATTACTCACTCGGAAACATCAACTGGGGTTCTCAATGATTTAGAAAAGATAAGTAAATACGTTAATTCTCATGGCACTGCATTAATGATTGCTGATTGTGTCACAAGCCTGGGTGCATGCAATGTTCCAATGGATTTATGGGGTCTAGATGTGGTTGCATCTGGTTCTCAAAAAGGATACATGATGCCACCAGGACTCAGCTTTGTCGCTATGAGTGAAAAAGCTTGGAAAGCATCAGACAAATCAAACCTGCCAAAGTTTTATTTGGACCTAAAGCCATATAGAAAAACTGCTGCCCAAAATAGCAACCCATTTACACCTGCAGTCAACCTCTACTTTGCGCTTGAAGCAGCATTAGCAATGATGGAGGAAGAAGGATTAGATGCAATTTTCAATCGGCATGCTCGTCACCGAGCGGCAGCACAAGCAAGTATGAAGGCTATTGGACTGTCTTTATATGCTGCTGATGGCTTTGGCAGCCCAGCAATTACCTCAGTTGTACCGAATAATATTGATGCAGAAGTTCTGCGCAAAGAAATTAAAAATCGATATGACATCCTCCTGGCTGGAGGGCAAGACCACTTAAAAGGAAAGATTTTCAGGATAGGCCACCTTGGATTTGTTAGTGATCGAGACCTTCTAACTGCAATAGCCTCAATAGAAGCAACCCTGCAGACGCTAGGACTTAACAATAATATGGGGGCAGGATTAGCAGCTGCGCAGAAAATACTTCACTAA
- a CDS encoding DUF6554 family protein: MNLLTQLGQASPRDTSEKGAQIYCYMRDNGNEHEVSWRAAYALIKRQSNGLFKTSPRHAAVMITEAVVQEPTTYPNCGSYLGDLFGGATPITNSNISESEIQDKSINSKKKGSRDRYSY; this comes from the coding sequence ATGAACCTCCTAACCCAGTTAGGCCAAGCCTCTCCAAGAGACACAAGTGAAAAAGGAGCCCAGATTTATTGTTATATGCGTGACAATGGAAATGAACATGAAGTCAGCTGGAGGGCCGCATATGCCTTGATCAAAAGACAATCCAATGGGCTCTTCAAAACATCTCCAAGACACGCGGCAGTGATGATTACTGAAGCTGTAGTCCAGGAGCCAACAACATATCCAAACTGTGGAAGCTATCTTGGTGATCTCTTTGGAGGGGCAACCCCAATCACTAATAGCAACATAAGTGAATCCGAAATCCAAGACAAAAGTATTAATTCTAAGAAAAAAGGAAGCAGGGATCGTTATAGCTATTGA
- a CDS encoding AbrB family transcriptional regulator, which yields MQNLIMTLQLSNLLIYLLGGTTIGLLMLFTGIPAAPLAGALLGAGFVSLSGRLDAAQWPVGTRTAVEIAIGTVIGTGLTRESFEQLQTLWRPAILITTTLVLTGIVVGLWSSRLLGLDPLVALLGAAPGGISGMSLVGAELGVGAAVAALHAVRLITVLLLLPLIVRLLGPLGLMNP from the coding sequence ATGCAGAATTTAATCATGACTCTTCAATTATCAAATTTGCTTATTTACCTATTAGGTGGAACAACGATTGGCCTATTAATGCTCTTTACCGGTATTCCTGCTGCACCTTTGGCAGGCGCATTACTCGGCGCAGGCTTTGTAAGCCTTAGCGGTCGACTTGATGCAGCACAATGGCCTGTAGGTACTAGAACAGCTGTAGAAATAGCTATAGGAACTGTCATTGGTACAGGGCTTACAAGAGAATCATTCGAACAACTACAAACACTTTGGCGCCCAGCAATTCTGATTACCACTACTCTAGTTTTGACAGGAATTGTTGTTGGGCTTTGGAGTAGCAGGTTATTAGGGCTAGATCCTTTAGTAGCTCTTCTAGGAGCTGCTCCTGGGGGAATAAGTGGAATGAGCCTAGTGGGAGCAGAATTAGGAGTAGGAGCAGCTGTCGCAGCACTACATGCCGTCAGATTAATAACAGTTCTACTCTTACTTCCATTAATAGTTAGGCTTTTGGGGCCTCTGGGTCTTATGAATCCATAA
- a CDS encoding DEAD/DEAH box helicase — MTSGGLIKVSFPFDAVTHAQLRRIRPRGYWRGSRVGWEFPLAAANSLQNYLGNRFVVEEELTNWLSLFNHPLPPLPRHRFLISEGDLDKELLDGRHPLSHQRVGARWLLARRGAVLADEMGLGKTLTALLAARAMVRAANVKVMVIAPVGLHNHWLYEAKALGLSIHLQSWAKLPKELPKAGTVLIVDEAHFAQNIKAKRTQAMLRLARHPRLRAIWLITGTPFKNGRPSQLFPLLAAIDHPLARDQVNYEKSFCNGHWVEKQGRQVWDCLGVSNLSILRQLIRPLFLSRRKQYILDLPPKYRFDHKVVLTDSQALGFDHRIDLVIDDYRRRVQEGLVSSDAESLAILTSLRRIGSEFKLPAVKKFLEDRLRKSEAVVIFSNFVEPLELLQSSLGGELLTGRQKLVEREEAVNNFQGGSSSLLFATFAAGGLGFTLHKARHVVLLERPWSPGDVLQAEDRCHRIGMDSALNIHWFKLGFADQLVDALVSTKNDTIEVLLGHDKLRIKRQSLAKMLLSCVQDA, encoded by the coding sequence TTGACCTCAGGAGGTTTGATAAAAGTATCGTTTCCTTTTGATGCGGTTACTCATGCTCAATTACGCAGAATTAGGCCTCGAGGTTATTGGCGGGGTTCTCGAGTTGGCTGGGAATTTCCCTTGGCTGCAGCTAACAGTCTTCAAAATTATTTAGGGAACAGATTTGTAGTTGAAGAAGAATTAACTAATTGGTTGTCTTTGTTTAATCATCCCTTACCTCCTTTGCCCAGGCATAGGTTTTTAATTTCAGAGGGAGATTTAGACAAAGAGTTATTAGATGGTCGCCATCCCCTTTCGCACCAGCGTGTTGGTGCTAGATGGTTGTTGGCTAGGCGAGGGGCGGTACTGGCGGATGAAATGGGGCTTGGAAAGACTTTGACAGCACTTTTAGCTGCTAGGGCAATGGTGCGAGCAGCAAATGTCAAGGTAATGGTTATTGCTCCAGTAGGTCTCCACAATCATTGGCTTTATGAAGCTAAAGCTTTGGGATTATCTATTCATTTGCAAAGTTGGGCCAAATTGCCCAAGGAGTTGCCAAAAGCTGGAACAGTTTTAATCGTTGATGAGGCACATTTTGCACAAAACATTAAGGCAAAAAGAACTCAAGCAATGTTGCGCCTCGCTCGGCATCCACGTTTACGAGCAATATGGTTGATCACTGGAACACCATTTAAGAATGGCCGACCTTCACAGCTGTTTCCACTATTAGCTGCTATCGATCACCCTTTAGCTAGAGATCAAGTCAATTACGAAAAGTCTTTTTGTAATGGTCATTGGGTAGAGAAACAAGGCCGCCAAGTTTGGGATTGTTTAGGTGTAAGTAATTTGAGTATTCTTCGTCAGTTAATTAGACCTTTGTTTTTAAGCCGTAGAAAACAGTATATTTTGGACTTGCCTCCCAAATATCGATTTGATCATAAAGTTGTTTTAACTGACTCTCAGGCGCTTGGTTTTGACCATCGAATTGACTTAGTGATAGATGATTATCGTAGAAGAGTTCAAGAAGGCTTAGTTTCGTCAGATGCAGAATCATTAGCAATTTTAACTTCTTTGAGAAGAATTGGCTCCGAGTTTAAATTGCCAGCTGTGAAAAAGTTTTTAGAAGATAGACTTCGCAAATCTGAGGCAGTAGTTATTTTTAGCAATTTTGTAGAGCCATTGGAATTGCTTCAAAGTAGCCTCGGGGGAGAACTCCTGACAGGTCGTCAGAAACTTGTAGAACGAGAGGAAGCTGTAAATAATTTTCAAGGAGGATCTAGTTCTTTGCTATTTGCAACTTTTGCTGCTGGTGGCTTAGGTTTTACTTTGCATAAGGCAAGGCATGTGGTTTTACTTGAGAGACCTTGGAGTCCTGGAGATGTTTTACAGGCTGAAGATAGATGTCATAGAATTGGTATGGATTCTGCTCTTAATATTCATTGGTTTAAGTTGGGTTTTGCAGATCAATTGGTAGATGCTCTAGTTTCCACAAAAAATGACACCATAGAAGTTTTGCTAGGTCATGATAAGTTGCGCATCAAGCGTCAATCATTGGCAAAAATGTTGCTTAGTTGTGTGCAGGATGCCTGA